The DNA window CCACAGATTTTCCCGCTCTGGCCGTTCATCGCGAAATAGTACATTTTATCATTCTTTTTATCCCTGTAAGTCAGGACCCACACGGGAAGAAGCGAATAATTCCACTCCGAATCCACAATTTCTTCCCGGTGGTTTTTAATATTGACGCTGTCATAAGAGGAAATGCTGTTTTTCAGGGAATTAACTGCAAAATCGCGCACTTCCTCCTCCAGGCCCTGCCTGAACTCATCCCGTTCCATATCACGCCGCTCGGCCTTAAATCCGGAAAGATATGAGGCCTGGAACGGTCTCAGTTTTTCCATGTCAAAGGGCAGCACATTCTCCGACAGTCTCCGGTCGGCCCGCTTCAGGGCATTCCGGGAGATATTTTTAACGTCCATCTCCCCTTTTCTCTCGACCTGATACCGGCTGGTCTCCAGATACTCGATGTTCCCGGTCCTCGTCGTCCTGCGCTTAATGCCCTCCGCGTCAATCCATCCGTCCACCTTGCAGCTATAGAGCCAGTAGGGGTAATAGATCCCTTCCATCAGTTCCATCTGTCCCGGCGAATAGAAATCCCGCGGTACATATCTTTTGCGTTTAATCCAGTCTTTGAAAATCTTCTCTGCCTTTTTCCGATCCATCTCAAACGGAATGATATAATCCGGCTTATAAATACCTTCCAGCCTGCCCGAAAGCACCACCGGATTGTGGCAGTAATAGCAGAATGTGGCTGCTGTCGTCTCATCCGTAACGATCTCGGCTCCGCAGCTTGGGCAGTGGTAAAGAACCAATGGGGAATCGTCCGGTGAATTTTCCTCAGAACCTCCTGCCGGTTCTGCCGCGTCTTCCCGCTCCGCCGTCTCTGCCTCTTCCGTGTCGGCCAGTCCTACCAGTTCTTCCTGCGTAAACTCGGACAGACAGTACCCGCATTTGAATTTCTGGGTTTTCGGATCAAACTCCAAACCGCCGTCACAGTTGGGACACTTATATGTAATTGTGTTCATCTTTCGTTTCACCTTTTATGGCCTCGGTTTTCCACACTCCGAACAGAAATTCCCCTTGTTTACATTGCCGCAGCTGCAGGTCCACTCTTCTGAGGGTTTCGGTGTTCCGCATTCAGAACAGAACTTGCCCGTATTCACAGTTCCACAGGCACAGGTCCATGATGCCGGCTGCATGGGGGCCGTCCTGCGTCCCGCGCCTCCCTGGGCATTTCCCTGGAAATTTCCCGGTGCGCCTGCCTGCTGCATCCAATCCGTCTGGAATATCGGCGGCTGTCCCATGGCCTGGTTCATCTGCATCTGCTGCATATTGGCCGCCGACAGCGCTCCCATCAGGCCGCCGCCTGCGTTCATTCCCACGCCCATACCCATGAACCCGGCCAGGGAGCCGTTTGCATTGGAGCCTGCCGCCTCCATTCCTCTTGCCACAGAGCCCTGTACATATCCCTCACGTACAGACGGATCGCCGAGCATGGCTCCCTGATTTCTCATATTAATCAGCTTCTGGGATTCCTCGTCATAGGAGATGCTGGCAATACCCACCGCCTGAATCTCCATTCCCCTCATCTGGTTCCACTCGGCGTCCAGCGTTGTCGACATATACTGGCCGAGCTCGCGGCTCTTGGAGCTGACATAGGAGATCCTTGTGCCGTCTGATGACATCTGGTTGATAGAGGACTGGAGGGCCGACAAAAATTCGGACAGATACTGTTCGTTGATTACGTCGATATCCACATGGTCTTCATTCTTTGGAATGACTTCCGCATAGAACTTGAGGGGCTCCGTAACCTTGATCGAATAGGTTCCGTGCGCCCTTAAAAACAGCTCGGCGTTGTAGAAATTATCAAAATAATTGATCGGTGTCCTGGTGCCAAAGCGGATTCCCTTGATTTCCTGGAGATTGATAAAATACGCCACCTGTTTCAGAGGCGTCTGGCCGCCGAAACGGATTCTGTTAAACGTCTCCTTCAGGGCGTCTCCGAATTCACCGTTAAAAAGGGACGGCATCGCAGAATTATCCACTTTGTAATATCCCTCTTCCGCCGTATAATCCACAACCTTGCCGCCGTCCACCAGCATCATGAACTGATTCGGGTACACATGGATTATGGAACCGTTGGAAACCACGTCAGCCAGTCCCTTTTTATTCTGTCCCGACCTGATTTTAACGCCTTTGGTAAATACCGTCTGGTCACTCATATCCTCAGCTTCGATGACCTCCAGCCACTGATCCGCTAAAGACGTCCCGATTGCCCCCGTTACCGCTTTAATAATTCCCATTCCACTACCTCCTGTTTTAATCCCTGTATTTTGATTTGAGCAGCGCTATCTCCCTTGCATATCCGTCCAAATCATTGGGCGTTTCCAGATAAAAAGGCAGATTTCTAAGCGCCGGATGATTGATAATCCGCACCATTGCATCGAGGCCGATATGGCCCTCCCCGATTTTTGCATGGCGGTCCTTGTGTGCGCCCAGGGGATTCATGCTGTCGTTTAAATGGATGGCTTTCAGCCTGTGAAGGCCAATCACCCGGTCAAAATGATTCAGGACGCCGTCCAGATCATTTACAATATCATACCCGCCGTCCCATACATGGCAGGTGTCCAGGCAGACTCCCATCTTGTCTGAAAGTTCCACCCGTGAAAGGATCTCCCGGAGTTCTTCAAACTCCCGTCCCACCTCGCTGCCTTTTCCCGCCATCGTCTCCAGGAGCACGGTCGTCCTCTGTTCTGGTTTCAGAATCCCGTTCAGCATTTCCGCAATATATGCAATTCCGGTTTCCACCCCTTGCTTTACGTGGCTGCCCGGGTGGAAATTGTAACAGTTTCCCGGGGTGTACTCCATTCTGTTTAAATCATCCTCCATGGTCTCCCTGGCGAACTTTCTGATATTTTCATCGGCGGAACAGCCGTTTAACGTGTAGGGCGCATGGGCCAAAATCTTTTCAATCCCCTGTGTTTCGGCAAAAGCAAGAAAATTCCCGGCATCGGCCGGATCGATCTTTTTCGCGCTGCCGCCCCTCGGGTTCCTGGTAAAAAACTGAAACGTCCCGGCGCCGATCTTCTCCGCCTCTTTTCCCATGGCCAGATAACCCTTGGATGATGATAAATGACATCCGATTCTCAACATGGCTGTCTCCTCTTTTCTCTTTCAAATCCTCTTATTTTCTCATGCTGCACCGCCTTATCTTTTCTTCCGTGGATAGGAGTAACCGCATAGATGGAAATTATAATCAATATTATGGCCAGAACAAGTTGTATTGCCATGCTCACTGCAGCCCAGTGATCCATGATAAAATTGTCCGGCAGAGCCCCAAACCACTGTTCAAACGGTTTTCGGATATCCCCGGCTCCCGCCTGCCCGTTGATCACGGAATAAAATGTCAGCGCCGGGTTCAGGAGCAGCAGGTAAATAAAACCACCCGAGCTGGCCTGCCTGGCCGCGGAGTTTAAAACCGACACATAGGAATTAACTTCATTGACATCCAGGCGGTATGTAAACACATTGACGGCATACGTCCCCGCCACCAGAAGCACGATGGTGACGTAAGTGCAGACCGTGGCTACGGTAGAGCGTTTCAGCAGGGAGGAATAAAACATGCCGATACCTCCCGTAAACAGCGCCACAATACCATAACAGAGAAACAGCACCAGCACATCCACAATCGTGATTCCGCCGTACACAAATACAAGCGACTGAACCGGCAGCGCTGAAATGGCCAGAATCAGCATCGTAGTGAGCGCCGACCAGAATTTGCCCAGGATAATTTCTTTGGGCTGCATCGTCGTGGTCAGCATCAGTTCCAGCGTCTGACGCTCCCTCTCACCGCTGATGCTGCTGGCCGTAAGGGCCGGCATAATAAACATCAGCATCAAAAATTCGATGGAGGAGACAAAGGTGTACAGCTCCAGGAATCTGGAATACTGTATCTCCGCCGTCACCTTCACCTGTTCCACTACGGTAAACATATTGAACAGGGCCACTATGGCCAGAACACTGTTAAATATCAAAAGAATCAGCGCCATACGGATACTGCGGCTGCTGACAGTCAGTTCTCTTTTATAAACCGGATTCAATTTCATGTTTCAGCACCGCCTTCTCTCCTTCGTGACCGGTAATCTGCATAAAGAGCGTTTCCAGACTACCCTTTTCTCTCATAAAACCACTTATCATTACATCGGCATCTATCATTTGCTGGAGCAGCATCGCTTCATCCTGCTTATCTCCGATAAATCCGACCTTAATCTCCTCTTCCTTCACCGATATCGTCTGCACGCAGGGATGGCTCTTTAATATGGTCAGCGCCTTCTCCTTATTGCTGAAAACGCAGATTAAAAGCGGATTGGAAGAATTGACGCGCTCAAAAATCTGGGACATGCTGCCCTGCAGGACCATCCTGCCCTGCTCTATGATGCCGATGCTGGTGCATAATTCCGACAGTTCCGACAGCATGTGGGAACTTACAATCAGCGTCTTGCCCTGTTCCCTCAGTTCCTTCAGCATCAGCGTGTACTCCACTCTCGTCCTGGGATCCAGGCCGGAAGCCGGTTCATCCAGAATCAGCAGTTCCGGATCATGGATCAGGGCCCTGGCCAGGCAGAGCCTCTGCTTCATTCCTCTGGAAAGGCCGTCCACAAAAAAGTCTGCCTTGTCCTCCAGCTTTACCTGCTCAAGCAGAAGTCCGCACCGTTTTCTGGCCATCAGTCCTTCTATTCCGTAGCAGGAGGCAAAAAATTCCATATACTCCGATACCTTCAGGTTATCGTAAACCCCGAAAAAGTCCGGGACATATCCAATCTTCTGTTTTAGCGCCGTATTGTCTCTGACGGCATCCACGCCGTCGATTATCACTTCGCCGCCGTCCGGCGCCAGAAGTCCCGCCGCGATCTTAAGCGTCGTCGTTTTGCCTGCCCCGTTGGGACCGACAAAGCCGAACAGTTCCCCCTTGGCTATCTCCAGATTTAAACCGTCAAGGGCCTGGAAATTGCCGTATTTTTTTCGAAGCTGTCTGATTTCCAGCATTATTTTTCCCTCCCTGTGACGTAAAGCATCGGAAGCTGTCTGTCCCATCCGTTCTCATTTGTTCCCTCACTGACATATTTCACGGTGAGCGTATTGGCCGGTGACAGGTACGGCTTTAATTCCTGGGCTGTATAGCTGTCCTTTTCTTCCATCAGATCATTGCGTCCGGTGTCATAGTTGTAAAAAAACATCTTCCCGGTAAAAATATTCAGATATGGATATCTCGGGTTGTCGATAAATACAGGTGACAATTTCTTAAAGTCCACACGGATGATATCCAGGTCATTGCCGAGCGAATACTCAATAATCGCAGGTTCCGCCGGTTCTCCCGTGTACATGCTGTTATATCTTGGCTGATAATTGCCTGAAATCACCTTCGGATCCTGTTCCAGGGCCGTCCTGTAAACAAGGCCGTTCTCCTTCCGGCTGAGTTCCACCTTGGCGGTCACCATCGTGAGTCCCTCCGCGATAAAGTCATCGCCCTCCAGGAACGTTTCCCCCTGGTTGGGGCTGAAACCCACAACCGTTGCCTCAGGCGTATATTCATCCATCACGGAATCCAGGTAAAAAGACAGCAGGCGGCTGTGCTCCTGCGAGCGCATATAGCCTTCATCGTTGATGTCCGTCTTCTCATACTGGTCGCCTCCGGTAACCCTTTGTGAAAGGGCGTACGTATAACTCAGAGGATAATTGAGAATTTCCAAATCGTCCAGTTTTATCTCCTGCCCCGGCTCCATATCTCCCAGCAATACGGCCTGTCCATAAAGAAGAAGAACGGCGTCCTCCAGCCTGTAATCAAACCGGTTGACCAGGGTTCCCTCGATTTCCCCTCCATATATATCCACTTTTCCGTCTATTCCCACATGCTCCGTCCTGTCGAGCTGTTTCCTCAGCATAAACAGTTTCGGCGTAAATGCGACGGTATCGCGTATTTTTATCTCGGTTCTGTCCGGAAGGTAATTGATATCTGTCTTGTAATCTTCCTCCCCTGTAAACCGTGCGGCGGTGAACGAATCATAGTAATACCCTTTCGTCACCGGCCTCACCGCATACTGCGGGTTCAGCTTCACCGTATATGGTTTATTGTAAGGACTGCGGATATTGACATAAGTCTCCTCCTCCACATCCTTCCCCGAAACATCCAGAATCGTCGCATAAGTAAAGAAAGGTTCCCTGAACCGTGTCTTCATTCCCAGAATATAGATAATCCCCGTAAAAATCAGGGCACAGGCGGTCACGCCTCCCATATAATACCGGTGAATGGAACGTTTTTTCAGGTAAAGATAAATCACCGGACCTATCAAAACCAGATAAACGAGAATGACAAATGTGTAAAGGATAATATTGGGCAGCCTTCCGGCATCCCCCGTGTTGATCAGTCCCTGTACGGTAAAATACAGGCTGGCAAAGCCGGAATACTCCATCTGGGCCAATTCGTTCGTCTTCATATCGCCCATGGCCATTGTGTAAAATTTTTCAATAAATGCAGGATGGGTCTCGCAAAAACCCCTGATATCTTTCAGTTCAAATGCTGCCGCAACAATCCTGCCCTTTTTCCTGTGTACATAAGAAAGGAGGGGGAAAGCGTCCCCCGGCATCAGGGCCGAACCGTTTTTCAGTCCGATATTGGCACAGACCATCTCCATGACGGCGTCCTGCGGAGCATTCTGTGAGTATTCCGCCCCGAGATTCACCTCCTGAAGAACGGCCTCCTTGTACGGCGGCTCCAGAATCTCGGAGGCAAAGCGCCCCAACGACTCTTTATAACGCGCGCCTCCTCCCACAAGAAGCGTTCCGCCGTCGTCAATCCAGCGGCTGACCGCCTTATGCTGCGCTTCGGAAAGCTGGTTTAAATCATAGTCCGACACCAGAATCATGTCCAGCTGATCATAGCCGAAGGCATTCTCCGGAGTCGTTTCACGGTTCAGATAAACCTGGCGGATTTTAATAGAACCATAATGGATTCCCACTTCGTCCATAAACTGCAGTTCTTCCGGATGGTCGCTGAACACACCGACAAATGTCTCCGCGACATCGCCGCTTATATTCAGTTTCAGGCGCTTCCTGATCACCTCATTGCCGCCTGCATCCGTCATGCTGACAAACAGCTGATCCGTCTTGATTCCAAGGGGGATGTAGACAGACTTTTCTTCCTGTCCTCCGCCTTTAATCGATATCGGGTAATCGTAGCGGTAAACCTCCATACTCGACTCGGTGGTCAGGATTTCCAGTCTTCCCGTAAAGTCCTGCTCTTTCCTGTTTTCCATCTGAACCTTTATCTGCAGATAGCGGTTTCCTTTTGCCGTGTCGTCAAACCCGTATGTTACCTCCATTGCAACAGGCGCGTCCTTTCCCGCCTGGATGGCCGCCATGGTTCTGAGCGGGAGCAGTACCGCACCCCCCAGGAATATTAGTGCAAATAAGGCAAAAAAGAGGCCTGCCCCTCTTTTTCCCTGTTTTTTATGTTCTTTCATGTCCACTCTTCCCCCGCTTTACGCCGGTGTGTCAAAATTCTCTTTGTTTACGTCAAAGTTCGTCTTCAGCTTAACGGTGAATACGGTACCGTTCAAATCGCTTGTCACCTGGATCGTCCCGCCATGCATATCTACGATATTTTTGGCAATCGCAAGGCCCAGGCCCGTCCCTCCCGTGTTGGTGGAACGCGACTGCTCCACTCTGTAGAACTTATTGAATATAAACGGAAGCTCATCCTCCGGAATCACGTAACCGTAATTGGTGACGGAAACGGTAACCGTCGGCTCGGCGACCTGTATCTTGACAAGCACCCGTTTTCCGTCGGCTCCGTATTTAATTGCATTGTTAATCAGGTTATCAAAGAGGCGGGCCAGAAGATTCCCGTCCGCCGTAATCACTTTGCCGGGCACATTGCTCTGAAGTTCATAGGACAGGTTCTTGTC is part of the [Clostridium] symbiosum genome and encodes:
- a CDS encoding TFIIB-type zinc ribbon-containing protein, with protein sequence MNTITYKCPNCDGGLEFDPKTQKFKCGYCLSEFTQEELVGLADTEEAETAEREDAAEPAGGSEENSPDDSPLVLYHCPSCGAEIVTDETTAATFCYYCHNPVVLSGRLEGIYKPDYIIPFEMDRKKAEKIFKDWIKRKRYVPRDFYSPGQMELMEGIYYPYWLYSCKVDGWIDAEGIKRRTTRTGNIEYLETSRYQVERKGEMDVKNISRNALKRADRRLSENVLPFDMEKLRPFQASYLSGFKAERRDMERDEFRQGLEEEVRDFAVNSLKNSISSYDSVNIKNHREEIVDSEWNYSLLPVWVLTYRDKKNDKMYYFAMNGQSGKICGVLPVDYGKLAGLFAVIFFPVLILLLIGGYLI
- a CDS encoding deoxyribonuclease IV; the encoded protein is MLRIGCHLSSSKGYLAMGKEAEKIGAGTFQFFTRNPRGGSAKKIDPADAGNFLAFAETQGIEKILAHAPYTLNGCSADENIRKFARETMEDDLNRMEYTPGNCYNFHPGSHVKQGVETGIAYIAEMLNGILKPEQRTTVLLETMAGKGSEVGREFEELREILSRVELSDKMGVCLDTCHVWDGGYDIVNDLDGVLNHFDRVIGLHRLKAIHLNDSMNPLGAHKDRHAKIGEGHIGLDAMVRIINHPALRNLPFYLETPNDLDGYAREIALLKSKYRD
- a CDS encoding ABC transporter ATP-binding protein — its product is MLEIRQLRKKYGNFQALDGLNLEIAKGELFGFVGPNGAGKTTTLKIAAGLLAPDGGEVIIDGVDAVRDNTALKQKIGYVPDFFGVYDNLKVSEYMEFFASCYGIEGLMARKRCGLLLEQVKLEDKADFFVDGLSRGMKQRLCLARALIHDPELLILDEPASGLDPRTRVEYTLMLKELREQGKTLIVSSHMLSELSELCTSIGIIEQGRMVLQGSMSQIFERVNSSNPLLICVFSNKEKALTILKSHPCVQTISVKEEEIKVGFIGDKQDEAMLLQQMIDADVMISGFMREKGSLETLFMQITGHEGEKAVLKHEIESGL
- a CDS encoding ABC transporter permease subunit — translated: MKLNPVYKRELTVSSRSIRMALILLIFNSVLAIVALFNMFTVVEQVKVTAEIQYSRFLELYTFVSSIEFLMLMFIMPALTASSISGERERQTLELMLTTTMQPKEIILGKFWSALTTMLILAISALPVQSLVFVYGGITIVDVLVLFLCYGIVALFTGGIGMFYSSLLKRSTVATVCTYVTIVLLVAGTYAVNVFTYRLDVNEVNSYVSVLNSAARQASSGGFIYLLLLNPALTFYSVINGQAGAGDIRKPFEQWFGALPDNFIMDHWAAVSMAIQLVLAIILIIISIYAVTPIHGRKDKAVQHEKIRGFEREKRRQPC
- a CDS encoding SPFH domain-containing protein gives rise to the protein MGIIKAVTGAIGTSLADQWLEVIEAEDMSDQTVFTKGVKIRSGQNKKGLADVVSNGSIIHVYPNQFMMLVDGGKVVDYTAEEGYYKVDNSAMPSLFNGEFGDALKETFNRIRFGGQTPLKQVAYFINLQEIKGIRFGTRTPINYFDNFYNAELFLRAHGTYSIKVTEPLKFYAEVIPKNEDHVDIDVINEQYLSEFLSALQSSINQMSSDGTRISYVSSKSRELGQYMSTTLDAEWNQMRGMEIQAVGIASISYDEESQKLINMRNQGAMLGDPSVREGYVQGSVARGMEAAGSNANGSLAGFMGMGVGMNAGGGLMGALSAANMQQMQMNQAMGQPPIFQTDWMQQAGAPGNFQGNAQGGAGRRTAPMQPASWTCACGTVNTGKFCSECGTPKPSEEWTCSCGNVNKGNFCSECGKPRP